The DNA sequence GGGCAACCGGGACGACCCCCTGCCGCAGGACTCCTTCGAGGGGGTGGATGAAGCGGAATGGGTACGGCCGGGGGAGCTATGGTGGGGTGACACTGCCAGTGGCGGGGGGCAGCCTCCAGCACTCAGCTCgctggcagccctggtgcagcctggagcccctgccagtgCTGGCAGGACCACAGCTCAGGCCCCCAACCcggcaggcacagctgggcagtgggaCCCACGGATGGTTCCCTGAGGAGAAATCCCACGGAAGTGCCCAGCAGgatcctggggctctggccggGGCAGAGTGCTTGGCGAGGACGGCCCTGTGCCAGGAGCCCTACGCAGGGCAGGGGGgatctggacagagcagtgcctgaCAGTCACACCCtatgccaggctccctgccctgctcaccccggCCCTTTCCTTGCAGGACTAGCCCTGGAGGGTGACTCTGTTCTCCTGGCACCACCATCTCCTCCGTGCCAAAGCTGCCGACTCCCCAGCTCAGCGCCCCAGCCAACGGCTCTGCCCAGCTTCCCACGGGCTAACGGACTCAGGGAGCCCGTCCCTGCCAGCGTTGCCGAGCCGCAACCTCCTCTCCGCTGGGGTCTGCCAGGCCCACAGGCCTCTCctactggctctgctgcagctctgcccagGAGCTCGTGTGTTTGGGGTTATGGCACTGCAAGCGCCCGCCTTGGGGAGAGCTGCTTGCCAGTCAGCTGGTGCCCACATTGCGACCTGCAGCGCCCCCTTCTGGCCAGCCCCGCTTACAGCACGGGGGCTTTCGTGCCAGACGTCACCCCAGAGTCAGGGGCAATGGATGGGAGAGGTCACACAAGGCCCCCATGTGCCCCCAACGCCAGAGCAGAAGTATGGGGATGGCCAGCGGGGAGCCCGGTGCCTGCAGCAAGGGCCCGGATTCCTGTCCTCACCAGcttgcagggagctctgggccaggcccCTGCCGCCAGCTCCTCTAGTCCCCTGGGTGACatcggctgggggcagagcaggagcagggagtggcggggcctagggcagagGGGGTTGGCCCGGCCCTTCCCCATGCTAGGTCACATGGCCAGTGGCACCTGGGTCACCCTGGCCTGGAAGGCTTATGCAGCCttgctgctgtgccagggcttctTCGCGGCCTCAGGGATGCCGGGCTAGAGGCTGGAATCACCACAGCAGAGGGTCCACCAAGTGCCTTGCCCGCATGTCTGTCTGGCGCCCCGGGGTGTCATTGCCGGGGCCGGCCTGAGCTCTCCTGCAGCTCGGCGCTAGCGCAGGAGTCCGGCCGGGCTGTTTGCCGGGGGCAGCCGTGCAAAGGGCCTGGGCTCGAGGGCTGCCCCGTCTGGAGCGGGGCGACCGTGGCAGCCGAGGAGCCCGGCCCGACGGTGCAGGGGTTCAGCTGCACCCCCAGAGGACGGGAGCCCAAAAGTGCCCAGTTGGCCTGGCCCTGCCGTACCGGCGAACCCACGTGCCAGCGCAGGGCTGGAGCCACCGGCCaggagcggcggggggggggacgggcTTCCGGAACGGCCCCGCCGGCTTCAATAAAAAAGCTGTTTTCAAACCAACGGAGCAGCGACTCTCCAGCCCTGGCCGTGCCCAGCGCCAGCCTGGGGGCAGCGCCCTCCCGCCGCTGCCAGGGCAGCGCCCGGCTGCACCCTACCCACTGGCGGCCGCCGCCctcagcggggggaggggcgagCGCGTGGCCGGGGTGCCCGGCGCCCGCCAGGGGGCGCTGCTCGCCGGGCGCTCTGCGCGGCGCCGCTCTATGGTGCCGCGGAGGCGCCGCCCCCGCCCTTCGCTCCGAGGCGGGCACGAGCGCCGGGACATGGTGAGCGGGGTCGGGAACCCCCCCGCCGGGACCACCCCCCCAGCGCCTCCCGCTCCCGCCCCCTTCGCGCCCTCCCTGAGACCCCGCCGCCGGGACCCCCCCCCCGgggatcccccagcccccccctccctccccgccccgcgaCCCCCGCTCCCTTCGGGTCCCCCTGGGACCCCCCCGCTCCCTCCCGCCCCGGGATCCCCCAGCGCCTCCCGCTCCCGCCCCGCGACCCCCGTCCCCTTCGGGTCCcccctgggacccctcctgccctccccagccgggACCCCCCCCCgggatcccccagccccccccctccgccccgcgACCCCCATCCCCTTCGGGTCCcccctgggacccctcctgccctccccagccgggACCCCCCTTGgggatcccccagccccccttcggggcccccccagccccacccacttcCTCCCCGTACCCGCCCCCTGTGGGTCTTCCCTGAGACCTCCCCTACCCCCCCAGCAGGGACCTCCCAGTGCCACCcactcccaccccgcccccaggctgGAACCCCGCTTGGGGATCCCCCAGCCCCTTCGGGTCCTCCCtgagacacccccctccccccggccttgCCTCCCTTCAGGACCcgccagcccaccccacccttgGCTGGGACCCCCTCCACGCCCAGCCCTCACTTGGCCCTGGCAagcatgggcagggcagggcagggcggggggcagtgggtgggggtggttgctgctccggtgccccggccTGGGGAGGCTCTGTGCACGGCCACCGTTTGACCCTGCGTGTCCGCCCGCCCTCAGGCCAAGTACCTGGCGCAGATCCTCGTGGTGGGCGCGCAGGTGGTGGGCAGGGCCTTCGCCCGGGCCCTGCGCCAGGAGTTCGCAGGTAAGCgcccctctccctttcccctccgAGCTGGGGCGCTGCCCGGCTGCCTTGGCACCAGCGCCCTAGTGGCAGCCTGTGACCTGCCCTGGCCAGGCCGCTAGTGCCCGCTGCTGCTACGCCGAGGCCGGGTCAGGCCGGTTCCCATCTGCCATGGCAGGGCCCACACAGTGGCTAGTTGGCCCATTTGAACCCTTCCATGTGCAGcgggcccccccccacagcctgcaagaGACGGGATCGGAACCCGGTGCCCGCGGCCGCCTGCCAGCTTTCAGTCCCGTGgcgcttcccttgggggggtccagcaggcccagggagccctgctcccctcagtAGCTCTCCTGCCAGCGTAGGGGGCCCGGCATGGCTGGGAGTGAAGGGTCAGCAGCTCAGGGTCTGTCTGAACAGCCAGTCGAGCCGCGGCTGATGCCCGGGGGCGCGTCGAGCCCCAGTCCGCTGCTGCCACCGCCATCTCAGGGATCAGCCTGCAGGAGGCCCAGCAGATCCTCAACATCACCAAGCTGAGCCCCGAGGAGATTCAGAAGGTAAGGGGGCTGCTCCGCCTGGGCTGCGGTTGCTGAGAGGCCAGCCTCTtacccagctgctgccctccgCTGTTCTGGCTCTGGCAGGCCATGGCCCAAGGTGCCCTGTTCTGGTCAGTGAGCGTGGGCGGTTACCTCTGATCTCAATACACCAGCTTCTTTCCACGGGCCTGTTACCACCGTGCCCTGGGGCCCGGGCTTCCCAGTGCAGCCTGGGGgggagaggctctgggctggacaCCGCCCCTGTGAATTTGTGCACCATGGGTGGCAGAGTGCCAGCGGCTGCCCCATCTCTGTGTGATGCGGGCACTGCCCGGAGGACCCGGTCCCTCCGGCTTACCGCAGCCGGCAGGCTGTGCGCTGCTGTGCAGAGCGAGGGGCCGCCGGGAGAGATGGCTCATGCTTGGCTTGTTTCCTTTGGCAGAATTACGATCACTTATTCAAGGTGAATGACAAGTCCGTGGGGGGATCGTTTTACCTGCAGTCTAAGGTAAGCAGGTGTCcggtggggctggtggctgccctgctctgggccaGCCTGTGACTCTGGCCTCCAGTCCAGTGGCCTGGCTGGCTCTGCAGGTGGCCTTTGGGCACGCGAGGCTGGGAGCTGCGAGGCTGTCCCTTGTCCCTGTGAGCGGTAGCAGGGTGAGTGTCCTGCTGGAAGTGCCCTCTGGgtgtccccacccccacgtgcCCTCTGGTCCCAGCTGTCGCAGCCGCTGCCTGCTCCAGTAGCAGCACGGACCCTGGGAAATGCCGGGTTCCCTGGGCTCCGGCACAGCGTCCCTTTGCCCTCCTCTGTTCTCCggggcacatggtggcagcgCCTTTCTCAggtccccctgctgctgcatggcagggcctggcccaacTGCAACCTGGAGTCATCAGCTGCCCCCACCAGGGacacagtggctgctgctgctgccttctcctggctcccctgtgaCGCAGAGCCAAGTCCCTTGGCTCTCCTGACCAAGCGGGGCGGACAGGGCTGCAGATGTGACTCATGGGAGATCTTGCCCCCAGGTGGTGAGAGCCAAGGAGCGGCTGGATGAGGAGCTGCGAATCCAGGCCCAGAGACAGAGGGAAAGAGAACAGGGGCAGAAGCCGGAGACATAGCTacctcaccctgcccccatgccTTCCTCTCAGACCCCTAAGTTATAGCCAGCCAATAAATCCCCTCTCTGCAGCTTCCTCTGTGTGCCTTGGGTTCAGGAGGCTccggggcagaggtggggtggcCTGGCCTGGCGCCGGGCTCTGCTGACAACCATACCCACTGCCGGATGGCCAGGGGCCTCCCATGATTCACTGGGGCCAATGAACAGTGAGGGAGATGAGGGAGGGGCGTTTCTTCCTGACCGACCCGCCCTGAAGCATGGCATCCAATTGCCCCCACTgccacagagctgcctccccgGGAATCTTCTGCTCTAGGGGCTCCTGGCTCAGCGAGGGCGGGGCTGGACACCTTGCACTGTGCCCCCCCATCACAGAGCCGTATCGGGCCATCCACTGCCTGGCCAGCTCCACCAGTGGCCTCAGGCAGCGGCTGCCAGGGAGGGAGAGGTGGACCACCTGGGCAGAGATGTACACGGCTGTGAGAAAGCTGCTGGTGAGCCCCCCACATGGGCAGCAAAGGATCCCTCTGCACCCAGACTGCCCTGCCAGgagcctgcccccccgcccaggaAAGCCACCGGCCTGGGCACTGTCAGACAGGGAGGCCAGCAGCCCACATGGGTTGTGGGGCTTGAGTCCGTGCCACGGGGGGGGAGCTCTGCCAGCTGTCAGACctgtgctccctccacccctgctccgcgCAACACCTGGCCGCCTGGGAGCAGTAGGCTGCCTGTTCCGACGCAGGGAGTGCTGCACCCTGTGGGGTGGCCTCACTGCAGCCTGAGATCCAGCTGGGAGACCTGTGCCCCCTGCGGGTACACCCCAGAGGGTACAAGACCTGCCCTGGGCCCACCTGGCCTCAGGCGGTGGAtaccactgaggagcacagccTCTGGGGCGCTGCCCTGTGCTGCTTGGGAtgagcctgggggctgggccatGTGTGGCTCTGTCGTCCCCCAGGGCTATGGGCTGGCCGCCCAGCTGACTCTCACCGGCCCCCGGCTGGGAACAGTGGGTTCTCCCAGCCCGGCCCATGGGGGACATGCCCAGGGCACAGTTCGGTGGCTCCGTGGCTCCCCCAAGTGGCACTTGCAGGCGAGACccaggaggaggcaggagctTGTGGACAGCTGGGCACTGAATCAGGAGGGCACCCGGCAGCCCCAGGCTCCGATCTTGCTCATCTCACGCCCTCAGCAGAACCCTGTTGGCTGCCTCCCATCGCCAGCAGCGTCTGGGTAGTCCCCGTTGCTGGCACCTTGGGCGCAGGTGCTGCAGGAGGCTTAGACGCGGTGCCGAGAGGGGGAGACGCCCGAAGGCAATCACGAGCCGGCAACTCGTCAATTCGCTTTATTGTTTTTGTAAGAAACGTCCTCTCCTCTGGAGGCCGAGGGCAGTCGTGAGCATCTGGCTTGGTGGCTTTCGTTACACGCTATGCTACAGCGCCGGAGCGGAGGACAGAACGTACACTACCGGAGAAAGGCACTTAGATGGGTAACATACCGAGAGCCTGCACTGGGTGACctcaactgaaaacaaaatgtacACCGGCCTGGGCAGGCCTAGTCTAGCACGAAGCACCTGCTGCGAACCCTGCGAGCAGCGTGGCAGCCAAGAGCCGACAGGATCCCCCCCAAGGGTGGGCTCTGGAGAACGGCTCCCTGCCAGCCGTGGGCTGTGGCGCTGTCACATCCAGGCTGGGAGGTgccctccctccagcagctgcaatggggctgttgagggagggtgggggcatcGCCTGGCTGGAGCGTGGCAGCAAAGCAAGGGTCCTGCTGAGGGGCGGGGAGAGGTATGCAGGCCCCCTTGTGTACCAGGAGCAGGAAGGGCAGCGAGGGGCCACCCAGAGGTAAAGTGGGGCCCCCGGCAGGGCAGCCTGTGGAGGAATGCTGAGCAATCCCTGTCGGCGAGGGAGTGTCCAAGGGGCAAGCGTGGGGCCGGGGTGAGGCCAGGCCACCTGGGCAAGAGCTGAGGCTGCTGGGAGATGCCCAGTCCATGGGCAGTGCCTGGGCGGCCGCCAAGGACCAAGCTCTGGAACAGCCACTCAGAGGGCTCAAGCAGGTGAAGAGTTTATGTAGCTTATATGGCCCCTGGCCCGGCTGAGGGTACGCGGGGGCCACCTGTGCCCCCCAGCGGCTGAGCCCGTGTGGCAATGCTCCAGTGGGGCCGGGCCGGCTGGgcgccctgcccaccccctcaaTGCGGTCACtcagcctggctggctgtgagggcttggctgcccgctgcccctcccccagctgctgggcctgagcctgctgctgggcagagcaggctgcaagCGAGCCCCGGGGCTGGCTGCGGTGTCACCaactcccgccccccagcagggatggggcaggggccaggctagtggctgccatggggtgggggtgtctcccTAAACCACACAAGCTGGAGCCCCCGACAGCGGGTGGGcccaggggagctctggccacGTGCCCGGGGGAGCTGCGTGCACACAGGCAGAGCCGCAGCTGCTGGGTCAGTCCGTGGGCGCCACCTGCTAGGGCCGGGGGGCAGCCCCATGCCGGATGGGACGCACCTCAGCCTGCACGCGTGGCGGCCAACGGTCATCGCTTTGAGTACGGCCGTGGCCTCCGCCGCCCAGCTCGACCGGTCCcggggtgcagctggggctggcaggccaggCTTGCGTTCTAGGGCAAGGAACTACCAGAGCGGCAGGCGTGTGCCCTGCCTGTCGGAAGCGAGGGGAGCGGCATACTCAGCCAGTATGCGTTGTCGGGGGGCTGTCTGTCTCTCAGTCCAGTTGGGGGGGCTGAAGGGCAAAGGGGGGTGCATTGGCCGCCCTGGCAGTTCATGGCAgcctcagcccagctggggctctgcgcTGGGGCCCCGCCAGAGCCGCTGGCGGCGGGGGGTCAGGCTGGTCAGGGTGCCGGGTGCACTGTAGGGTgccggtggctgctgctcccaTGTGGCGGGCTGGGTGCACCCGGCTCAGTGCTGGGCGGCAGAAAAGCACCACTTGGCGCCAGGATCGGGCTGGCGCCAGCAGCAAGGGCCCCGAGCCAGcgagggaggggcccagggctgcccGCCCCGTAGCACTTGGGGAGCCGCTGGCTCCCGTCCCCCTGCCAGGCTGCGTGCACGGGGGGACCAGAGCACGGGGGGACCAGAGCACGGGGCTCCTCCCCTGGGccctctccagcacagccagccGGGGCGCGAGGACTCGAACGGCTGGGGGCGTGGGGACCCCGGTGCAGCTGGCTGCGTGGCACAGGCCTCAGGCAGGCGGCACCTGGTCAGCACCAGGGACGAGGGCCCGACGCGGGAccggtcagagcagggggttgatAAATAATCAGCAGCGCCTCCCACTGCCTGAGGCCGGGGCCAGGCCGCCCCAGCAGAGAGGGCGCTCCCCAGCCCCCTTGCCGTCACTTCagcgcagcccccgccagccagccggaggggccggggcagctgcccgggtggagcagcagctggcgggggggggcagggggcaaccCCAGGCCTGGA is a window from the Carettochelys insculpta isolate YL-2023 chromosome 16, ASM3395843v1, whole genome shotgun sequence genome containing:
- the PAM16 gene encoding mitochondrial import inner membrane translocase subunit TIM16, whose product is MVPRRRRPRPSLRGGHERRDMAKYLAQILVVGAQVVGRAFARALRQEFAASRAAADARGRVEPQSAAATAISGISLQEAQQILNITKLSPEEIQKNYDHLFKVNDKSVGGSFYLQSKVVRAKERLDEELRIQAQRQREREQGQKPET